The window AGGTCAATACACCCTGGTGGTGGATCACAACCGCATGGAACTGCTGCCGCCCGAGCAGGTAGCAGCCGAAGCCAAGTCGCGTTTGGCGGCCAACCCGAAAACGGTCTTTTTGATCGGCGGGGCGAAGGAAGTTCCTTATGATGAGATTATCAAGGCATTGAATATTCTCCATCAGGCGGGCGTGGCTTCCGTGGGGCTGATGACCCAGCCAATTTGACCCTAAGGCGAATGGCAACCCGGTTCCTGGGCTTTGGTCCAGGAACCCCGTATAAGCAACACCAGTTTTTGGGAATCTATTTTGGTAAAGGCAACTGAGCAAAACGATAAGCTGAATCGCGCCGTTATTGTTTCGGTCGTTCTGCACTTCATATTGATTGCCCTGCTGATTTGGGGATCGCTGCAGGAAAACGTCAACATGGACAGCGCCGGCGGCGGCGGTGACGGTTCGGTTGTCGGTGCGGTGATGGTCGATCCGGGCGCGGTGGTGGAACAGTACAACCGCCAGCAGCAGCAGAGCAACGACGCGCAGCGTGCCGAAAAGCAGCGCCAGAAAAAAGCGGAGCAGCAGGCCGAAGAACTTCAGCAGAAGCAGGCGGCGGAGCAACAGCGCCTGAAAGAGCTGGAGAAAGAGCGTTTGGCGGCGCAGGAAAAAGCGGCGCAGGACGCCAAGGCGCAGGCTGCGCAGCAGAAACAGGCGGCGGAACAGCAGCAGCAGGCCGCAGAACAGCAAAAAGCGGCGCAAGCCGCCGCAGCGAAAGCCAAAGAACAGCAAAAGGTAGCGGAAGCGGCGGCGGCGAAAGCCAAGGCCGAGGCGGATAAAGTCGCCAAGGCGCAGGCCGACGCGCAGAAGAAAGCCGAAGCCGAGGCCAAGAAAGAAGCCGCTGCCGCCGCCGCCGCCAAGAAGCAGGCGGAAGAGGCGAAGAAAGCCGCGGCCGCCGCAGCAGAGCAAAAGGCCGCAGAGGCCGCCGAGAAGAAAGCGGCCGCTGAGGCCGAGAAGAAAGCGGCTGCAGAGGCCGAGAAGAAAGCCGCCGCAGAAGCCGAGAAGAAGGCTGCTGCCGAAGCCGAGAAAAAAGCGGCCGCCGCCGAGAAAGCGGCAGCGGCCAAGAAAGCCGCAGCGGACAAGAAGAAGGCCGCTGCTGAAGCCGCGAAACAGTCTGCCGACGTCGAGGATCTGTTTGGCGGCCTGGCGGACGGCAAGAACGCGCCGAAGGGCGGTGGCGCCAAAGCGAAGGGCGACGGTAAACCGGCCGGGCAGGGCAATGCCAAAACCGCCGGGGCCAGCGGTGCAGAAATTAATGGGTATCTCGGCCAGATTAAGGGCGCGATTGAGAGCAAGTTCTATGACGCCAGCTCGTTCGCCGGCAAAACCTGCGATCTGCGCATCAAGCTGGCGCCGGATGGCCTGCTGATCAGCGTGCAGCCGACGGGCGGCGATCCGGCCCTGTGTCAGGCGGCGGTATCTGCAGCTAAATTGGCGCATATTCCGAAACCGCCGAGCGATGCCGTTTATCAGCATGTTAAGAATGCTACCCTTGAATTCAAACCATAATAATGGTTGTTTGGGCTGAGTAATACTGCAGGGATGTACTAAGGTAACCAACAGGGATTATGTAGTTTTGTTTGAGTTGGTTTGTTAAAATTCTGCTAATTTATCGCAGGCATCCCGCCTGGATAAGGGAGATGAGATGAAGCAGGCATTTCGAGTAGCGCTAGGTTTTTTAATACTGTGGGCGTCCGTTCTTCACGCGGAAGTTCGCATTGAAATCACCCAAGGGGTCGACTCCGCTCGCCCGATTGGCGTGGTACCGTTTAAATGGGCGGGTCCAGGCACGCCTCCGGAAGATATCGGCAAGATTGTCGGCGCAGACCTGCGCAACAGCGGCAAATTCAACCCGATTGACGTGGCGCGCATGCCGCAGCAACCGACTACCGCGTCTGAAGTGACGCCGGCGGCCTGGACTGCGCTGGGCATCGACGCCGTGGTTGTCGGCCAGGTGCAACCTGGCGCAGACGGCAGCTACCTGATCTCTTATCAACTGGTGGATACCTCCGGTTCCCCAGGCACCGTATTGGCGCAAAATCAGTATAAGGTGACCAAGCAATGGTTGCGTTATTCTGCCCATACCGCCAGCGACGAAGTGTTTGAGAAGCTGACCGGCATCAAGGGCGCCTTCCGCACCCGCATCGCTTACGTGGTGCAGACCAACGGCGGGAAATTCCCGTACGAGCTGCGCGTAGCGGATTACGACGGCTACAACCAGTTTGTGGTGCACCGTTCGCCTGAACCGCTGATGTCACCGGCCTGGTCGCCGGACGGCAGCAAGCTGGCGTACGTGACCTTCGAAAGCGGCCGTTCCGCGCTGGTGGTGCAGACCCTGGCTAACGGCGCCATCCGTCAGATCGCCTCGTTCCCGCGCCACAACGGTGCGCCGGCGTTCTCTCCGGACGGCAGCCGCCTGGCGTTCGCACTGTCCAAGAGCGGCAGCCTGAACCTGTACGTGATGAACCTTGGCTCCGGCCAGATCACGCAGCTGACCGACGGCCGCAGCAACAACACCGAACCGACCTGGTTCCCGGACGGCCAGAGCCTGGCTTATACCTCCGACCAGGGCGGGCGTCCGCAGATTTACAAAATCAGCGCCAGCGGCGGTGCTTCGCAGCGTCTGACATGGGAAGGTTCTCAGAATCAAGACTCTGAGGTCAGTTCCGACGGTAAATTCCTGGTGATGGTGAGTTCCAACAACGGTGCTCAGCATATCGCCAAACAAGATCTTGGATCGGGAGCCGTTCAAGTATTAACCGGCACCTTCCTCGACGAAACGCCTAGTATTGCGCCAAACGGCACCATGGTGATCTATAGCTCCACGCAAGGTATGGGCTCCGTGCTGCAACTGGTGTCGACCGATGGGCGTTTTAAAGCGCGTCTTCCGGCAACTGATGGACAGGTCAAATTCCCTGCCTGGTCGCCGTATCTGTGATGCATGTGTAAATATGTATGGCAAACTATAAAAGGATCAAAGAAATGCAACTGAACAAAGTGCTGAAAGGGCTTCTGCTGGCACTGCCAGTTCTGGCTGTAGCAGCTTGTAGTTCTAACAAAAGCGCAAACAACGACCAATCTGGTATGGGCGCTGGCGCTGGCACTGGTACAGGTACAGAAAACGGCAGCAGCAACCTGTCTTCTGAAGAACAAGCTCGTCTGCAGATGCAAGAACTGCAGAAGAACAACATTGTTTACTTCGGCCTGGACAAGTATGACGTGAGCTCCGAGTTCGCTCAGATGCTGGACGCACACGCTGCATTCCTGCGTAACAACCCGTCTTACAAAGTGACTGTTGAAGGCCACGCGGACGAACGCGGCACGCCGGAATACAACATCGCTCTGGGCGAGCGTCGTGCTAACGCAGTTAAAATGTACCTGCAGGGCAAAGGCGTTTCCGCTGACCAAATCTCTATCGTTTCTTACGGTAAAGAAAAACCAGCAGTACTGGGCCACGACGAAGCGGCTTATGCTAAAAACCGTCGTGCCGTTCTGGTTTACTAAGAGAATCGCATGAACAGTAACTTCAGACGTCACTTGTTGAGTCTGTCGTTACTGGTTGGCGTAGCGGTCCCATGGGCCGCTACTGCCCAAGCGCCAATCAGTAATGTCGGCTCCGGCTCGGTCGAAGACCGCGTCACCTCACTTGAGCGCATCACCAATGCTCAGGGCCAGCTTTTAAACCAACTCCAGCAGCAACTCTCTGACAACCAGCGCGATATCGACTCTCTCCGCGGGCAGATCCAGGAAAGCCAATATCAGTTGAATCAGGTGGTTGAACGCCAGAAGCAAATCTATCAACAGATGGATAGCCTCAGCCAGGGCGGTTCTCAGGGCTCTGCAGCCGCAGCGGGCGCCGCAGGCGGCGCAGCAGCCGCTGCGTCCTCTGACGGCGGCGACAGCGCGCCTGCGGCCGCTTCTGCACCTGCCGCCAAGGGCGATGAAAACAGCGACTACAACGCCGCTGTTTCCCTGGCGCTGGAAAAAAAACAGTATGACCAGGCGATTAGCGCTTTTCAGTCCTTCGTAAAACAGTACCCAGCGTCCACTTACCAGCCTAACGCCAACTACTGGCTGGGGCAGTTGTTCTACAACAAGGGTAAAAAAGACGATGCGGCCTACTATTTTGCGGTGGTGGTGAAGAATTACGCCAAATCACCCAAGGCGCCGGACGCGATGTACAAGGTGGGCATCATCATGCAGGAGAAAGGGCAGGCCGATAAAGCCAAAGCCGTATTCCAGCAGGTGATTAAACAGTACCCAACCAGTGCGGCGGCCAAACAGGCGAAAAGCCGCGTAGCCGGTTAACAAGCAAAAAAATGAGCCCAGAAGTTAGTCGATCTGACCGGTTTCTGGGCTCATTCGCGTGAAGAACAAGCAGTTGAACCTATCAATCAAAAATTTAGGTTGCGCTGCCAAGATAAATTAGTAATATATGCCGCCGTTGCCAAGACATCTTGCAAGATGTTAAAGCGGCAGGGAAATTGGGTCGTTAGCTCAGTTGGTAGAGCAGTTGACTTTTAATCAATTGGTCGCAGGTTCGAATCCTGCACGACCCACCAATCCTGAAACGAGAAATGAAGTAGTAGCAGTAACCACGACAGTGGGTGATTAGCTCAGTTGGTAGAGCATCTCCTTTACACGGAGGGGGTCGGCGGTTCGAGCCCGTCATCACCCACCACTGCTGTGGGTCGTTAGCTCAGTTGGTAGAGCAGTTGACTTTTAATCAATTGGTCGCAGGTTCGAATCCTGCACGACCCACCACTCCAACAGAGTGAATAGGTGTGAAATCGAAAGGATGAGAACCGAAAAGGTTCGAGTCTCGCGAAGCGAGACAACATCACCCCGGTGATGGCCCGAAGGGCGAGGCCAAAGGCCGAGTCATCCTGCACGACCCACCACTCTAACAGAGTGACAAGTTTCAGATTGGTATGATGTGGCAAAGTAAAGGTCCGAGTCGAGTTCCAGTCGAATTGTCCTGCACCACCCATCCTTTTTTCCGCAATGCGGTCTCTGGTACCGTATTCGCAGTTCAGCAGTAAACCACGTCAGTGGGTCGTTAGCTCAGTTGGTAGAGCAGTTGACTTTTAATCAATTGGTCGCAGGTTCGAATCCTGCACGACCCACCACTCTAACAGAGTGAATAGGTGTGAAATCGTAAAGGATGAGAACCGAAAAGGTTCGAGTCTCGCGAAGCGAGACAACATCACCCCGGTGATGGCCCGAAGGGCGAGGCCAAAGGCCGAGTCATCCTGCACGACCCACCACTCTAACAGAGTGCATTGCAGCGAGTTACTCTCCTGCTTACGCGGTTCAGCCGTACACCACATCAGTGGGTCGTTAGCTCAGTTGGTAGAGCAGTTGACTTTTAATCAATTGGTCGCAGGTTCGAATCCTGCACGACCCACCATTCTTTCAGATACATTTGTACTTCCCTCGAAACTAAAAAATCACATATCGCACGAGTCGTGTGGGTGAGAGCCTGCGTTCAGGTTCGAGCATCGCGAAGCGATACGACAACGCGCAGCGTTGCCCGAAGGGTGAGGCCAAAGGCCGAATCAATCCTGCACGACCCACCATTCTTTCAGATACATTTGTACTTCCCTCGAAACTAAAAAATCACATATCGCACGAGTCGTGTGGGTGAGACAAAAGCGTATACGCTTTTGAACAGCGCTTGCGCTGGCCCAAAGGGCGAGTCTCTGGAAGAGACGAGTAACCTGCGTTCAGGTTCGAGCATCGCGAAGCGATACGACAACGCGCAGCGTTGCCCGAAGGGTGAGGCCAAAGGCCGAATCAATCCTGCACGACCCACCATTCTTTCAGATACATTTGTACTTCCCTCGAAACTAAAAAATCACATATCGCACGAGTCGTGTGGGTGAGACAAAAGCGTATACGCTTTTGAACAGCGCTTGCGCTGGCCCGAAGGGCGAGTCTCTGAAAGAGACGAGTAACCTGCGTTCAGGTTCGAGCATCGCGAATCAATCCTGCAGGTTTGAGCTCACTTCCTTTTATCCCTTCCGATTTCCTTTCAATATCTTCACCATTTTTAATGTATTAAACATTAATCGCGCAAATATAAAAATATCAGCGGACTTTTCGCACGATTTTAGGTATTTTGTTTAGTATATAAAACGATTGGGTGTTGCAGCGGGGAAGTACAACCGGAA is drawn from Serratia entomophila and contains these coding sequences:
- the tolR gene encoding colicin uptake protein TolR → MARVRGRNRRELKSEINIVPLLDVLLVLLLIFMATAPIITQSVEVDLPDATDSKTVSSDDNPPVILEVSGVGQYTLVVDHNRMELLPPEQVAAEAKSRLAANPKTVFLIGGAKEVPYDEIIKALNILHQAGVASVGLMTQPI
- the tolA gene encoding cell envelope integrity protein TolA, with product MVKATEQNDKLNRAVIVSVVLHFILIALLIWGSLQENVNMDSAGGGGDGSVVGAVMVDPGAVVEQYNRQQQQSNDAQRAEKQRQKKAEQQAEELQQKQAAEQQRLKELEKERLAAQEKAAQDAKAQAAQQKQAAEQQQQAAEQQKAAQAAAAKAKEQQKVAEAAAAKAKAEADKVAKAQADAQKKAEAEAKKEAAAAAAAKKQAEEAKKAAAAAAEQKAAEAAEKKAAAEAEKKAAAEAEKKAAAEAEKKAAAEAEKKAAAAEKAAAAKKAAADKKKAAAEAAKQSADVEDLFGGLADGKNAPKGGGAKAKGDGKPAGQGNAKTAGASGAEINGYLGQIKGAIESKFYDASSFAGKTCDLRIKLAPDGLLISVQPTGGDPALCQAAVSAAKLAHIPKPPSDAVYQHVKNATLEFKP
- the tolB gene encoding Tol-Pal system beta propeller repeat protein TolB → MKQAFRVALGFLILWASVLHAEVRIEITQGVDSARPIGVVPFKWAGPGTPPEDIGKIVGADLRNSGKFNPIDVARMPQQPTTASEVTPAAWTALGIDAVVVGQVQPGADGSYLISYQLVDTSGSPGTVLAQNQYKVTKQWLRYSAHTASDEVFEKLTGIKGAFRTRIAYVVQTNGGKFPYELRVADYDGYNQFVVHRSPEPLMSPAWSPDGSKLAYVTFESGRSALVVQTLANGAIRQIASFPRHNGAPAFSPDGSRLAFALSKSGSLNLYVMNLGSGQITQLTDGRSNNTEPTWFPDGQSLAYTSDQGGRPQIYKISASGGASQRLTWEGSQNQDSEVSSDGKFLVMVSSNNGAQHIAKQDLGSGAVQVLTGTFLDETPSIAPNGTMVIYSSTQGMGSVLQLVSTDGRFKARLPATDGQVKFPAWSPYL
- the pal gene encoding peptidoglycan-associated lipoprotein Pal; amino-acid sequence: MQLNKVLKGLLLALPVLAVAACSSNKSANNDQSGMGAGAGTGTGTENGSSNLSSEEQARLQMQELQKNNIVYFGLDKYDVSSEFAQMLDAHAAFLRNNPSYKVTVEGHADERGTPEYNIALGERRANAVKMYLQGKGVSADQISIVSYGKEKPAVLGHDEAAYAKNRRAVLVY
- the cpoB gene encoding cell division protein CpoB: MNSNFRRHLLSLSLLVGVAVPWAATAQAPISNVGSGSVEDRVTSLERITNAQGQLLNQLQQQLSDNQRDIDSLRGQIQESQYQLNQVVERQKQIYQQMDSLSQGGSQGSAAAAGAAGGAAAAASSDGGDSAPAAASAPAAKGDENSDYNAAVSLALEKKQYDQAISAFQSFVKQYPASTYQPNANYWLGQLFYNKGKKDDAAYYFAVVVKNYAKSPKAPDAMYKVGIIMQEKGQADKAKAVFQQVIKQYPTSAAAKQAKSRVAG